The following proteins come from a genomic window of Rutidosis leptorrhynchoides isolate AG116_Rl617_1_P2 chromosome 10, CSIRO_AGI_Rlap_v1, whole genome shotgun sequence:
- the LOC139871702 gene encoding 14-3-3-like protein, protein MALSTRDQNVYMAKLAEQAERYDEMVEFMEKVTETDELTVEERNLLSVAYKNVIGARRASWRIISSIEQKEESRGNEDHVTVIKGYRSKIEDELTKICNGILKLLDSRLIPSATSGDSKVFYLKMKGDYHRYLAEFKTNDERKEAAESTLTAYKSAQDIANSELAPTHPIRLGLALNFSVFYYEILNSPDKACSLAKQAFDEAIAELDTLGEESYKDSTLIMQLLRDNLTLWTSDMQEEGADEIKEAPKQSEEQPQQ, encoded by the exons atggcattATCAACACGTGATCAAAACGTGTACATGGCGAAACTAGCAGAACAAGCAGAACGTTACGacgaaatggttgaattcatggaaAAAGTAACGGAAACGGACGAACTAACGGTCGAAGAACGTAATCTCCTGTCCGTTGCGTACAAAAACGTCATCGGTGCACGTCGTGCATCATGGAGAATCATTTCATCAATTGAACAAAAAGAGGAGTCACGTGGTAATGAGGATCATGTGACTGTTATTAAAGGTTATAGATCGAAGATTGAAGATGAACTTACGAAGATTTGTAACGGAATATTGAAGTTGCTTGATTCAAGATTGATTCCTTCAGCGACTAGTGGTGATTCGAAGGTGTTTTATTTGAAAATGAAAGGTGATTATCATCGGTATTTGGCTGAGTTTAAGACTAATGATGAACGGAAAGAAGCTGCTGAGAGTACCCTCACTGCTTATAAATCTGCTCAG GATATTGCAAACAGTGAACTTGCACCAACGCACCCAATTCGACTTGGACTGGCTCTCAACTTCTCTGTCTTTTACTATGAAATTTTGAACTCTCCAGACAAGGCTTGTAGCCTTGCCAAACAG GCATTTGATGAAGCAATTGCTGAGTTGGATACATTGGGTGAGGAGTCTTACAAAGACAGCACTTTGATCATGCAACTACTTCGTGACAACCTCACTCTATGGACTTCGGATATGCAG GAGGAAGGAGCTGATGAAATTAAGGAAGCACCAAAGCAAAGTGAAGAACAACCACAACAGTGA
- the LOC139870317 gene encoding pyruvate decarboxylase 2-like: MVRVSGEKVEMVFEEKGKRMVADHGFTMVVSGDQILHYRYEVQMLYASIGWSVGATLGYAKAATNKKVILCIGDGSFQVTVQDVSTMMPKSIIFSFTNIFCKEDLIEAIETATGEKKDCLCFIEVMTHKDDTSRELLAWGSRVATANSCPPNS; the protein is encoded by the exons ATGGTGAGGGTTTCCGGTGAGAAAGTGGAGATGGTGTTCGAAGAAAAAGGAAAGAGGATGGTGGCGGATCATGGGTTTACTATGGTGGTTTCTG GTGATCAAATTCTTCATTACAGGTATGAAGTCCAGATGTTATACGCATCGATTGGGTGGTCTGTTGGTGCTACCCTTGGATATGCAAAAGCTGCAACCAACAAGAAAGTGATTCTTTGCATTGGTGATGGCAGCTTTcag GTTACTGTCCAAGATGTATCAACAATGATGCCTAAATCCATTATTTTCTCATTCACCAAC ATATTTTGCAAAGAAGATTTGATTGAAGCAATTGAAACCGCAACCGGAGAGAAGAAGGACTGCTTGTGTTTTATTGAAGTAATGACTCACAAGGATGATACGAGCAGAGAGTTGCTCGCGTGGGGTTCAAGAGTCGCAACTGCTAATAGCTGTCCTCCGAACTCGTAA